Genomic window (Rosa chinensis cultivar Old Blush chromosome 6, RchiOBHm-V2, whole genome shotgun sequence):
TAATATTATTATAATATTGGGTTAACAATGGAGGCTTTATTGGGAAATGAAGGAAACAGTGTTAGACATGGGTTTTTGCTTTTTAAGCTTCATTTGCTTTGTTTTCTTGAGTTTTGGTTATGGGGGGTTAAATGTTGTTCTTTTCTTGGCTTGTTAACAGAGAATTAAATTAGCAATGAATCTTTGTTTAGATTGAGATGCTTAATTAGCACAGTGTCGTAAACAAGAGTGATTAATTAATTTAGAAGCCTGCAGGCAAAGAAGTGGGTCTACTCTTGCTGAAATGTCAAAAGCTTGAAGGTGTGGTAGGTCATGTGCTATCTCTCTAATTATTCTTGCATCTTTTTGCAGTTTTTGTGCCCGTGAGGCCTAAGCTCCTCCACCAGTTGCTGCTTCGGATTGTGAGAGAGAATAATTACTCTGCTTTTTGTTTAGGTAAAGATGGTCTTTTTGATGACATTAGGTAAAGATGGTTGAGCCTAATTGTGTTAAGTGAAAAGAACAAGAGCCACTAAGGATTCCTTGCCAAACTAGTGGCATGAATTGGCAATAGGTCCAGAAGAGAACGTAAAGAAACAATTAAGGAGATGTAATGCAGCCTAGGTCCAAGTTATGGTTTGGGTTAGCTAAGAGGTCCAATGCAAATTCATGTCCGGTTTCAAATTCATGTTTAATTCCACAGCTTTGCAGAAAAAAAAGCTCCTTGCAATCACAAGTTGGACTAGAAAATGGATGGTCATAGCTATATCACCAATCTCAACTTGCCTTTGAAGCTATTATTATGAAATCACcataaaatttaattaaaaatagatGATAGTCTcagttataattttttattcaatCTTTTTCTATTGTTGCATAttgtataaattttttatttaatcttTATCCTATGGTTGTAGATGGTATAAAGTTAAAAGTCATAACCAATTGAATCTCAGCCTCATTCTGCTGTACCTGTCTTTACAGTACCCTTTGAGGTCAGATACagctttttgaattttttagctGCATGATCGTGTTAAACGAATTTCTCCACCAGAATCAATAAGTTTAAATTGAACCATATATGTACATTTCAACGAAAACAATTTGtattcaatatttttcttagttggTTTACGTAGACATTCTACTATGTAATGTTATAAGATCAATCGTCTTATCATCTATGAAAACGATTACTCTCTTGAACAACCTCTACCAATAACTTTACCTAAATAAACTTCAATTATCCAAATAACATATAACAATAATTCCCGCAGCAAAGTGCGGGCAAACTTTCTAGTGTCCATTTCAGAACATAACAGAGCTTAAAATACTTGGACGACGGACCCTTTCAGTCGACAATTGCATAGCTCACCCACCATGGCAATCGACATTGCAACCTTAGAAGAGAGGTCAGCAGGCAGCACCACCTTCAATTCAGTTCTTTAATTCCACTTTTCAGTTTTCTGTCAACAAATTTTGAAGCTTTGGATGGCATTCCAGTTTAGTAGCTTTATCATTTATTATTGTTCTATGTGGGAAATGTGAATTAGCAGTGTTTATGTTGTCATTGTTAATTTTAATGCCAATAATCTGCTTAGTAAgtcttttgttaattttttgttGGCTATAGGTACATTAATTCCTGCAGGAAGCACTGTGTTTCACCTAATGATGCAATTCTCTCTGTTCTGTTTAAGGTCAGTGATGATTGTtatccaaatttttcttttgaatgatGAATTTGTTTATTTCTTGCTATACAGTTGATAAGGAGATTCTGGTTCTGATTGAAAGAAGTAAGCTTTATAGAACTTGGTGGTATTACTCACTTCAGTGTTAGGATTCTAGTTTTATTCATGTGGGTAGCAGTCGAAATTGAGGGGCTACAGTACAGTAGGGATTATAAGAAAATGGAGAGATAGGTAACTCCAAACTAAAGTGCAAGAAAGCGGAAAAGATATAAGTTAATTGGCACTGTCGAAAAATCATGTGTGTACTCTGCTGAAAAAATTGGAATAGAGTGTCACTAAGATAAAGATTCTGCTAAGAACCATAGTTAGCCAAATGTATTGCCTTGATAATGATAGTACTATTCTtaatttgattcttttttttttctgatttctttttaATCCAGGCTGAGGTAAAAAAGTCTTGCAATGAGCTCTGTAGCCTGGAGATTTCATTGGACCATCTTAAGGATGCTGAATTCCCACCACTTCTTGATTTATGTATGGAACTTGATGCTTCTGAGGTTGAAGCAGTTGACATACGCAATGAATCATTGCATGTTTTGAATGGAAAATATGCGCTGTTGTTGATGCGTGCTATCAATCAAAAGCTTCGAGTTGTTGATCTCCAAGATTTGGCACTTGGAAAGGAGTTCTTGAGGTAAACACCGGTGTTTATTACAGTTGGCTTTGTGTTAATGGTTTAAATCTGAGTTTGTTGTCCGCTATGTTACTATATCCTATATACACGCACTTTCGTAGTAAAAGGTTACTAAGAGGACTACTATAGGTGAGACGTTATTCTTAGATATATTTTTCCTCTCCTCTCACACCATCAACATGGTAACCTGATCAAAATATTAAGGAGTCTACACAGATCACATATTAGCCAAATTGTAGGTGACTTCTAAGCTATTTGCCACTTGTACTACCTTCCAATCATTGTGTATGTCTTCTTGATCAAAAGTTGAATGATTAGGAAATCacgtttatttgtttttacttcttattttttattttttaaattgacTTTCGGACATGTTTATTGAGGATAGGACTTAAATCATTTTATCATAGTTGTGCAaagctaaaaaaagaaaagaaaaaggttcAAGAATCTGCGTaaatttttaaatgttttatgaCAACTGTTATGGAcctgtttcttcttccttctgctTCCCTTTGGTTCCTTTTTAATAGTTTGTCGATATTGCAGTAACATTTTGTCTTGCCTTCTCAACTTCTGCCTGCTGAATTGTGCAGATTcacattaactttttttttattgctcaAAGAAATATAGAGATCATTAGATCTAGTAGATGGATGTACTATATTTAAAAACCCAGATGATCTCCATACGGAAATGACTTGATATTACTAATTCAAGTTTATTCCCAGGGATCTTTCACAGAGAGGTTTGACATGCCAAGTTTTAAACTTGAGATCTTCACATTTTCGGAAGCTCAATATGATGGGAGAGTTCATGCGGATACACACCCTCAACCTTGACTTTAGTACTTCACTCACTAGTTTTCTGGAGGATTGTTTTTCTTGCATGCCCAATCTAATGTGCCTCTCTCTGTGCGAGACAAGAATTTTAAATCTCTGGACAACTATTGCTGCGCTTTCTAAACTCCCTTCTTTGGTTGAACTTCGGTTTCAGCATTGGTTATGCTGCAATGATGTTGGGCCTTATTCTGCATCATCTAGTGGGAAGTCACATCACAAAACTTATTCAAATCAGCGAAATAATGGTAGAACATCATCCATTAATATTGGGGAACTAACAGACCAGTACTCAAGCACAGAAGAGGTGCTCAGGAATATGTTTTTGCTTAATAATGTGGTTATAAATGATGATGAAAGTAGGGCTGAGGATTCAGATGATAGCGAACTAGACTTTTCAAGTCCCCTGCAAGAACATGGTTCCGTGGAGCATTTGTCAAATGTCTTTTCAAGAGGGAACAGACAGATCAATCAACAGACTGAGGTAATAACTGAACCGTTCCATTAGATTACGGCTAAAGTGGGTCTAGTgggaaattttttaattaaatttaactTGGAGGATGATGTTATCTTTTCTCAAAGAAGCTGTATCGATAAATAGGATTGTGGGGAAGTTCCTGTTCTAAAGCTTACTGCTTTATTGGTGGTtaaatgtatattttttttccccttcaaaagaaattatcatcatcatctactacaacaatcttatatatataaaaataaaatcttcaacaattgttttttctcttgtagtgaacAACCTCCTAGCCAAATCTTTTGTTTACTGTAACTATTGTTTGATATACGTTGTTGCCTTTTCTCTAACCGCTCAAACCTCTAGGAGTCAGTGATCTAACATGGTTTCAAATGTTTGTGAGGTGTATGGTGGGGCTGCACATATATGTTTCtctttgcctccctctctccaCGTATAGGATAAGGCTGCACGTAGGTAGAGTTTTAGCTTGATAAACATTGTTGCTCCATTCCTAACAATTTAAGTTTGTGAATTCCTTTAATTGTTTGTAATGTAATAGTTATAGTAGTTTTCGGATATATTATTTGAAATATAAAGATGTTGTGGTCATGTAATCATCATTGTCAtccaatttttccttttatatgTTTGTTAATCGAGTTTCTACTCTGGTTGGCAGGATTCTCTTGATAACTTTCAGAATCAAAATGAGGCAGAGCCCTTAGCTGGTCCCTTCACAAAGTATATTGGAGACAATTCAGTGAAATATATTTCTTATCATGCTTCGCCAATATGTTTTGAGAAATATTATAGAGAGTACATGATAGCCTCACTACCTCGTTTGAGAATTTTAGATAACTTGCCAATTCGAAAGATTGATCAGGAAACTGCTAGGATGacattttcagaatattttgaGCATGTACCAtatcaaagaaagcataaagaaAACGTCATTAGTGTGTTACAAAAGCGTGAAATAAGATCAAGTCAAAATCATGTACAAAGTCCTGGGAAAAAAGTATCGAATCTCTATGGAAAGTCTCAATGCTTCTATACCAGGTCTCTTTCTGCTGCCAAGCTGGGATCTTGTGCTTGGCCATTCTTGAACCCGCTTTCTTTTTCAAGCAGTATTCTGGTAGGTGAAAGTAAGAGCTTTCGTCCTAGGCAGTTTGAGTATCATCCATCCAACTCCAGCCATATGGTCTTTGGAACATTAGATGGTGAAATTGTTGTAGTCAACCATGAGAATGGGAAAATTGTCAGTTATATCCCATCACTAGGAGCAATGAATAGTGTGCTGGGACTCTGTTGGCTCAAGAAGTATCCCTCTAAGGTATCTACTTATTTCATGGAATGTAGTATCCATTGATTCTAGTCATGGTTCATTATAATTATCTGGATTTCACTCTTAAATTCTTATTCTCCTTGCATGGAACTCTATCGAGCAgaaatttgttcaaaataaagttACATGGCATAATAGCTTTTAACAGCATGCATTGCAACTGAAGGGAGTATGCAGCATAGGATTCATCATGATAGGATATGTTTATAGGTGTACTTTCTAAATGAATTTTCTTTAACTAAAGAACTAACTTGTACAACATTGCCTGATAGTAGCTACAGATAAAAATACAACATAGGATATTGGTACTTTGGAGCATGGATATCATGACAGGATGGGTCCATGATGCTCCTAATTTGAGAGCTTCTATCACTGTTATGTCATTTCTGATTGTTATGTAGAAATTAAGTATGTTCGGAAGCAATTCATAGGCGGAAACCGTGGAATCCTTTGGCATCTCAGATAGTGCTTTCAATATTTAAATGTGAAAATTTCTTCAGGTGAAAATATATGTTGAAATTGCTATTCAAATGCAGAGAGTTCTGTTGACACCCAAATATTTGTTATCATCATGTTACTTTATCCGTATCTCTCTTGATTTGGCAAATTCTAATTAtgctttgtttatttgttatgGTGAATGTCAGCTAATAGCTGGTTCAGATAATGGCTCATTGAAATTGTACGATATCCATCATATGCGATCAATGGAAACAGGCATATGTGGTGGTGCCGAGTCTGTCTCATTTGACGAGTTTGACCAGTTGACATCTGTTCATGTTAATTCCACGGACGAGCTATTTCTTGCTAGTGGATACTCGAGAGACGTTGCCTTGTATGACATTAGTAGTGGAAAACGCTTACAGGTGTTTACTAATATGCATCGGGAGCATATTAATGTAATAAAGTTTGCAAACCATTCCCCTTCTGTTTTCGCCACTTCTTCATTCGATCAGGATGTCAAGATGTGGGACCTAAGACAGAAACCAATAAGTCCTTGCTATTCCTCTTCAAGCTCTAGGGGTAATGTGATGGTTTGCTTTTCTCCTGATgatcactatcttcttgtctcagCTGTTGATAACGAGGTAATTTCTATCTTTAGTTCATGAAATTTATGAGATAAGGTCAACAATATGTTCCCATATGACTAAGAACCTCTTCTACTGGGCGCTATGACGCTATTAAACAGTGTTCAAGTCCATTGTTGTTGGTCTAGACTCTAGATATAAGATACCTGATTAAGAACCAAACTTTGTGAGACTGGTTACCACTGATGCTGTCAGGGGTTAAAACTTATAAcgttacaaaataaaaagtgCAAAATGcagcattttttgtttttatttggataaatttattagtttttgtttttctttctctatttatttatttatttatttattattatttttttatgatcCACATTCCAAAAGGAGATGCGCTGTTATTGCGGTACCTCAAGTCTGGATTCAACTTGATTTAGCTGCTAAGGTCTCTAGCTACCATATGTTTTGTTAGCCTTAATGCAAGTTGTAGATGGCTGCATATATAGGAGGCAATAACTGTCTTGCCGCCTTAAGTTTTGTGCGAGGTGATTAAATGATAGGGAGTATGTGACGTAGTCGCCTTAAATTTTGTGCGAGGAGATTAAATGATAGGGAGTATGTGACGTAGTCTCTGATAGGTCCTTCAAAATTTGTGTAatgttctttctttttgctTTATCTCATTTAATGATATTATTTAAATGGTAAATAGTGCAACTTTACTAAATGTCCTTCCAGAAATTTTAGCATACTTTGAGATGCACTTGTTGATGATGTCAGGTTAGGCAACTGCTCGCAGTTGATGGGAGACTTCACTTGAATTTTGAGATAGCCTCTACAGGAAGTTCTCAGAACTACACTCGATCCTATTACATGAATGGAAGAGATTATATCATCAGTGGGAGTTGTGATGAGCATGTTGTCCGCATATGCTGTGCTCAAACAGGGAGACGCCTGAGGGATATATCTTTGGAGGTACAGCTATCTAGTTTATATGTATATGCCTACTTTTAAGTACAATGAAACATGGTTTGATTGTCAAATATAGGCTTATTATGCTACTAGAGTAGGATTACTATCTGATGTTAAAATATCTACTGTTGTTGGGTCACTTTGGATCTGGGTGAAGTTTCAAGTTGATATTTTCATCCTACCTGCACCATGAAATGGGAGTTCATTTTTTCTATTATAAGAGTATATTGTACAACTCCTCCTTGCACCTTTGTCTCACGTGCGAGCACAAGTGCACATCACAATGTCCTCTCAGGATGTtcaattaaatctgattttgcacCCTTTTCTTATTATGTGGTACAAGGCTTAGGGGAGGGGGAAATCATTTTAGGAGTCGATGTCAACTTATCGATAGTAAGTAATGTGGCACAACCTTTTAGACAAAAGATATGTGCCAAATTAGgagataaaagaaagaaaaaatataatgAAATCTATGGGTTTAACACTTTAACTTGAGAGTCTTGATACTGAAAAGGAACAAAGAACAAAATTCCCGAGGGGGAAAGATAAAGGATGATAAGAAGTAAGCTCATCATTCTGAATGTAGTAGTATTTTGCTGTTCTTATGCAGGGAGGAGGAAGATCTAGGAGTTCTATGTTTGTGCAATCTTTGAGGGGTGATCCTTTCAGAGTGAGTTTCTCTATACGACTGTCATCAACTCTTTTTGTAAATCaagtagtgttttttttttaatttgtaacATACTTGCCTTTGCAATGTATGTGTTGTATGTCACAATTATAATTCGACAACTTATAAAGAAGAAAACTGTTACATGCCTCACTCACCTCAGAAGTGGTTCGATGCACGTGATTGTTTCTCCATTATCAATTAACATATCTCTGATATGCATGGATGTCCTTATTTCCCAGGAATTCAACATGAGTATCTTGGCAGCCCATATGCGTCCAAGATCGAAGTCTGAAATTATCAAGGTAGGACTTATGCTTCTTCGTTTCTGTTGTTAAAAGTCATGTAACGTGAGACACTCATGTTTCCTAATTGCAATGTTGCAGGTCAATCTGCTAGCATCTAGAGATTATGCCAAGGAACACTTTGATGCTCAGCAGGCTTGCCCAACCAATAATATGGGAGGTTGATGTATGTACCTAATTTGCAATATGTGTATACATGTATGTAGGTGTGTAACTACGAATGTATACAACCCTCGTCTTAGACAAGAAACATGCAAAATAGAAAACATAGGTCATTTAGCAGTCAGTTGCTTAGTGATGAGAATTCTTTTAGTTCTGATTGTGTATATGAACAAACCATTTGTAACATAGTTATTTCAGTCGATGAAAACTAACTTTTTTCATCGAGAAACCAACttttttgtgtttggtaaaccgaACCAAATCAAGCTTAATCAGTTTGGTCTCAATTTAATATCTGATAAATCGATGGTTTGGTAATCGAATAGTAGCCTCAGTATTGAACAAGATCATCCTTAGACTAATAATAGTAAAAGGAATAGTATAACataatgatttttatttttagctggGATGGATCAGAGACTTACTGCATGTAGGATTGTAAATCGGCTCGATACAGTTTGAATATGATTTTTGTTCAGTATTAAGCTTGAGCTCAATATAGGAAAATCGAGTTGAGCTAGGACTCTACTCACTCTAGTATATAGTTATATATGACTTGTGAACAACTCGTATATCTTTAAGAACCAATTGGAATATGTTCATGCTCAGCTTGTTCGCTACATTCAGCTAAACAATAGATgaatatttttataataaatagTTATCTTTGTAATTGTACACTTGAGCTTAGTTGAGTTATGCTCAAGCTTGGAAAGAAATCAACCAATTCTACTCGAGCTTGggtatgaaaaaataaaataaaatttttagaCCCAAAACAACAAAACGACACCTATTGACGTCGCTTTGTAGCATAAGgttaacagagagagagagagagagacccgcCCTCtttccccctctctctctcaaatcccaTTTCCTTCATTTGAATCCAAAACCTTCTGCAAATCCAACAATGGCGAACCGAGCCGTCCAAGAGGTAcagccttctctctctctctctctctctctctctctctctctctctcttcctcatcGTTCATATACATTCAAttggaattgaaatttttttttgtccatGATTGGTTTTGTAGATAATCGAGCAGCAAGTGCTGACGGTGGCGAAGGCGGTGGAGGACAAGCTCGACGAGGAGATCGCAGCCCTAGATCGGGTCGACGACGACGATCTGGAGGTGCTCAGAGAGCGGAGGCTCCAGCAGATGAAGAAGATGGCCGAGAAGCGCAGCCGTTGGATCTCCCTTGGCCACGGCGAGTACACCGAGATCCCTTCCGAGAAGGACTTCTTCTCCGCCGTCAAGGCCAGTGACCGCGTCGTCTGCCACTTTTACCGCGAAAATTGGCCCTGCAAGGTTTCATCTTGCTTCATTTTACCCCAAATTTTCATAacttgaagttttgatttttgtgtcAAGTGTTATGGTATAATTGTTGGAATGTGATTGACAATGAATCGTTATAGTGGAAAATGGAAATGATGGGGTTTCTTAAGttgctattttgaaattttgaattttgattagaGGAGTGAAGGCCTAGTGATGTTTACAGTGGGAAAAATTGGGTGATACGTTTTTTGGGGCACAAGTACTTGGCCAATAAGTATAGCTGTAAGGTCTTGGAGAAGGAATGTATTGGAGAATGGGGTGGGAAGCATGAGACTTTAGTGTATGAATGCTTAATTGGAATTGTAGATGACTTCTTAGGAGACCCAGTTAGGATATTGAGAGATATGATCAAATGATTGATAAGACACTAGCGGGTTAAGTGAGTTATAAAATTTTAATATCCCAAGTTATGGCATTGACAGTTTTCATGGGTCATCTTTGGAAGTGGGTTCTGTTTAGGGTTTGTTGATTGAAATGTAACAGCTATAGAGACTGCACACTTTGTAAATGAGTTGGTTTGGAATATCAAGGAGCTTTAGTTATAAAGATAGTCAGGGTAACTGATAATAGGGTGTTACTCCTAACATGTTTTCTGGGCCTTGGATGGCTAGTGGTTACCTTGAGTATGTACCGTTTATGGTAATGCTTTTTCCCAAACTGCAGAATTGTGGAGTTCTAAAGACACTGGTCCAGCTGTTGGAATGGAAGTGTTCAGTAAATGACTCTGTGTATTACTTATGACGTCAACTCAAAAGTTAGGACAAACAACTCATGTTTACAGTTTATTTTCAGGTTGTGGACAAGCACTTGAGCATATTGGCAAAGCAACACATAGAGACACGTTTTATGAAGATCAATGCTGAGAAAAGTCCGTTCTTAGCGGAGAAGCTCAAGATTGTTGTTCTTCCAACCCTTGCCCTTATTAAGAATGCCAAAGTGGATGATTATGTGGTAAGTTATAGGAAGGACTTGCATGGTACATATTGATTTGATTGTTTTCTATCTTAACTTAATGCCACAATTCTCATCGTGCAATAGGTTGGATTTGATGAGCTGGGTGGGAAAGACGACTTCAGCACAGAAGAACTAGAGGAGAGGTTGGCTAGAGCTCAAGTCATATTTTTTGAAGGTGAAGCATCTTTAAAGTCCAGTGCGAAAACCAGGAGTGTCCGGCAAAGCAGCAAGGATGATTCATCAGATTCAGAGTAAAACCCTAGCTATCATATCAGAGTATAGCCATAGGTATCCAATTTGTTTATTTCGGAAATTGGAGCAGGTTATGCTTCATATAAATGATCAGATGTATTGCTGTCTGTACTTGTATGATATCCTTGAAACTTTGAGATCATCCTCTGGATGCTATTACATTAGTTTTGGTGCTTGTATTGAGAAAAGGTTTGGGAGCTTCCTCATTGGGTAGTGAAATTATGAAATCATATCATGGTTTCTTTCGTAATGTTGTGATGTGTTTCtgctttttgttaaaatgtctCAACAGTTGTGATGGGCATGGAGTTGACATGATTATCAGAATGAAGATGAATTCGTTTGAAATTAATTTCCAAGCCTTTTAGAAATCAACATTTGCAAAAATCTATACTCTTTTGCTACAAATGAAAGAAGCAGACCCATGTGTATTAGTTTTACTCAttgaaaaaattgagaaatgattTCATATCTGAACCATAAATTACAAGTACCAATCATTTTCTGAACAATGTTACATGAGATCTCTAAGCATACTGGATGTTATATTtgagtttttcttttatcaattccTTAGTACAACTTATACCATGCAAAGAGAAGTATAGAATCTAACTCATGCCCAGGGAGCCTCCTGAGGTCCCTTCGACACTTTAGTATCTTTGaatttgacaacaaaattaGGGTGAATGCCAATGACAATCGAGAGTTCTCAACCAACGGTGGGCGAGTTTCATCGTACATCAACGATGGATGGTCACTTGAGCACATGAAATGCCAATGACAACAATTCGGTTTGAGTTCAATAAGTGATGGGTGAGTTTCATTTCAAATCTCACGAACATCAATAGTTGACAGTCATCAACAGTTCAACACACAAATATCTAAAACAAGATGACTGTATAAATTTATAGCAAAATCTTTGAAGTCTTAAGACACAACAAGATAGACTATATTAATAAAATCCGAAAGAGAAATTTACTACAAAACACTGGGAAACCCCCATACTCTACAAACTTCCACTCAATGGCTTGCGTAGTGCATCAAAATCACTCCAAACATGCCATATTATAGAGCAGATTCCTTTTCCTGCACGCTAACTTCCCTACCAGAAAAACACACAACCAACAACCAAACACAAGCCTAAAAGCCGAAACAACAACAAGTTTTAAGACTGCCCCTAATATATTGTACGTACCTAGCAACCACAAGAAGGTTGGtactaatatattcttgcctaGCGAAACAACAGTTAAGGTTTAGTCTAAAAACACAGAGGAGCAACTAATGGTGACATATAACAAATGCCCAAAATGATCTAGAAGCTAAGAGC
Coding sequences:
- the LOC112173722 gene encoding thioredoxin domain-containing protein 9 homolog — encoded protein: MANRAVQEIIEQQVLTVAKAVEDKLDEEIAALDRVDDDDLEVLRERRLQQMKKMAEKRSRWISLGHGEYTEIPSEKDFFSAVKASDRVVCHFYRENWPCKVVDKHLSILAKQHIETRFMKINAEKSPFLAEKLKIVVLPTLALIKNAKVDDYVVGFDELGGKDDFSTEELEERLARAQVIFFEGEASLKSSAKTRSVRQSSKDDSSDSE
- the LOC112168981 gene encoding uncharacterized protein LOC112168981, whose translation is MAIDIATLEERYINSCRKHCVSPNDAILSVLFKAEVKKSCNELCSLEISLDHLKDAEFPPLLDLCMELDASEVEAVDIRNESLHVLNGKYALLLMRAINQKLRVVDLQDLALGKEFLRDLSQRGLTCQVLNLRSSHFRKLNMMGEFMRIHTLNLDFSTSLTSFLEDCFSCMPNLMCLSLCETRILNLWTTIAALSKLPSLVELRFQHWLCCNDVGPYSASSSGKSHHKTYSNQRNNGRTSSINIGELTDQYSSTEEVLRNMFLLNNVVINDDESRAEDSDDSELDFSSPLQEHGSVEHLSNVFSRGNRQINQQTEDSLDNFQNQNEAEPLAGPFTKYIGDNSVKYISYHASPICFEKYYREYMIASLPRLRILDNLPIRKIDQETARMTFSEYFEHVPYQRKHKENVISVLQKREIRSSQNHVQSPGKKVSNLYGKSQCFYTRSLSAAKLGSCAWPFLNPLSFSSSILVGESKSFRPRQFEYHPSNSSHMVFGTLDGEIVVVNHENGKIVSYIPSLGAMNSVLGLCWLKKYPSKLIAGSDNGSLKLYDIHHMRSMETGICGGAESVSFDEFDQLTSVHVNSTDELFLASGYSRDVALYDISSGKRLQVFTNMHREHINVIKFANHSPSVFATSSFDQDVKMWDLRQKPISPCYSSSSSRGNVMVCFSPDDHYLLVSAVDNEVRQLLAVDGRLHLNFEIASTGSSQNYTRSYYMNGRDYIISGSCDEHVVRICCAQTGRRLRDISLEGGGRSRSSMFVQSLRGDPFREFNMSILAAHMRPRSKSEIIKVNLLASRDYAKEHFDAQQACPTNNMGG